The Verrucomicrobiia bacterium sequence ATTCCCCCGCCCGCCGCCTGCACGCCCTGGCCGCCCGCGCGCGCCAAATCCGCCATTTCGAAAGCCGCGGCCGCGTCGTGCAGGTCGTCGGTCTGGTCATCGAGTCCGAGGGACCCCTCGCCGCCGTCGGCGAAGTCTGCTGCATCGAATCCGCCCGCAAAGACGGCACCACCCTCGCCGAGGTCGTCGGCTTCCGCAACCATCACCTCCTCCTCATGCCCCTCGGCGAAGTCCACGGCATCCACCCCGGCAGCGAAGTCGTGGCCCTCGGCCATCCCCTGCAGGCCTCCGTCAGTGAGGCCCTCATGGGCCGCGTCATTGACGCCCTCGGACGCCCCCTCGACGGCCGCGGCCCCCTCCCCGAAGGCGCCAAAATCGGCCTCCACCTACCCCCGCCGCATCCCCTCCGCCGCCAGCGCATCCGCCAGGTCTTTCAAACCGGCATCAAAGCCCTCGATACTTTCATCCCCTGCGGCCGCGGCCAGCGCCTCGGCATCTTCGCCGGCAGCGGCGTCGGCAAGTCCACCCTCCTGGGCATGATCGCCAGCCACGCCGAAGCCGATGTCAACGTGATCGCCCTCGTCGGCGAACGCGGCCGCGAAGTGCGCGAATTCCTCGAAAAAGACCTCGACGAAAAAGGCCGCCGCAAATCCATCGTCGTCGTCGCCACCTCCGACCAGCCCGCCCTCGCCCGCCTCAAAGGGGCCTTCCTCGCCACCGCCATCGCCGAGTATTTCCGCGACACCGGCCGCAATGTGCTGCTCATGATGGATTCCGTCACCCGCTTCGCCATGGCCCAGCGCGAAATCGGCCTCGCCGTCGGCGAGCCGCCCGCCACCCGCGGCTATACCCCCTCGGTCTTTTCCCTCCTCCCCCAGCTCCTCGAACGCGCCGGCACCGGCGAAAAAGGCTCCATCACCGGCCTCTTTACCGTCCTGGTCGAGGCCGACGACATGAACGACCCCATCGCCGACTCTGTCCGCTCCATCCTCGATGGCCACATCGTCCTCTCCCGCGACCTGGCCGCCCAAAACCATTATCCCGCCATCGAAGTCCTCGACAGCGTCAGCCGCCTCGTCCGCGACCTCCTGACGCCCGAACAACTCGATCTGACCGGCCGCGCCCGCGAAGCCCTCGCCGTGTACCGCCGCAATCAGGACCTCATCAACATCGGCGCCTACCCGGCCGGCAGCAACCCCGATATTGACCGCGCCATCCGCCTGCGCGAAC is a genomic window containing:
- a CDS encoding FliI/YscN family ATPase translates to MNRLEPDPSRDSPARRLHALAARARQIRHFESRGRVVQVVGLVIESEGPLAAVGEVCCIESARKDGTTLAEVVGFRNHHLLLMPLGEVHGIHPGSEVVALGHPLQASVSEALMGRVIDALGRPLDGRGPLPEGAKIGLHLPPPHPLRRQRIRQVFQTGIKALDTFIPCGRGQRLGIFAGSGVGKSTLLGMIASHAEADVNVIALVGERGREVREFLEKDLDEKGRRKSIVVVATSDQPALARLKGAFLATAIAEYFRDTGRNVLLMMDSVTRFAMAQREIGLAVGEPPATRGYTPSVFSLLPQLLERAGTGEKGSITGLFTVLVEADDMNDPIADSVRSILDGHIVLSRDLAAQNHYPAIEVLDSVSRLVRDLLTPEQLDLTGRAREALAVYRRNQDLINIGAYPAGSNPDIDRAIRLREPLTHFLRQPVGEGVPAAESWRRLADLMKEPARPA